A single window of Symphalangus syndactylus isolate Jambi chromosome 4, NHGRI_mSymSyn1-v2.1_pri, whole genome shotgun sequence DNA harbors:
- the MRLN gene encoding myoregulin codes for MTGKNWILISTATPKSLEDEIVGRLLKILFVIFVDLISIIYVVITS; via the coding sequence ATGACTGGTAAAAACTGGATATTAATTTCTACTGCTACTCCCAAAAGTCTAGAAGATGAAATTGTGGGAAGACTTCTAAAAATTTTGTTTGTTATCTTTGTTGACTTAATTTCTATTATATATGTTGTGATAACTTCTTAG